From the genome of Maribacter algicola, one region includes:
- a CDS encoding DUF4202 domain-containing protein, which translates to MPTSDKTYKAFELFDEANKKDPNRETYLGKEYPKEVLYSIRMTEKLNEFAPEASEALRLTARAQHICRWEIPRESYEMNREGYLRWRQDLKKFHAEKASEILEKVGYDPETIDKVKFLLEKKQLKRNAETQTLEDVICLVFLEFYFEPFAKEHPEEKVVDILQKTWRKMSEKGQEAALRLPLSQKSRKLVEKALS; encoded by the coding sequence ATGCCTACTTCGGACAAAACCTATAAGGCTTTTGAACTGTTTGATGAAGCGAACAAAAAAGACCCCAACAGGGAAACCTATCTGGGGAAAGAATATCCCAAAGAGGTTTTGTATTCGATTCGCATGACCGAAAAACTGAACGAATTTGCCCCGGAGGCATCGGAGGCATTACGTTTAACGGCGAGGGCGCAACACATTTGTAGATGGGAGATTCCTAGGGAATCCTATGAAATGAATCGGGAGGGATATTTGAGATGGCGACAGGATTTAAAGAAATTCCATGCCGAAAAAGCCTCAGAAATATTGGAGAAAGTTGGATATGATCCGGAAACGATCGACAAGGTGAAATTTCTGTTGGAAAAAAAGCAGCTGAAACGAAACGCGGAAACCCAAACATTGGAGGATGTCATTTGTTTGGTCTTTTTGGAATTCTATTTTGAACCGTTCGCCAAGGAACATCCGGAGGAAAAAGTGGTGGATATTTTACAAAAGACCTGGCGTAAAATGTCGGAAAAAGGACAGGAGGCTGCCTTAAGACTTCCTTTGTCCCAAAAATCAAGGAAGCTAGTGGAAAAGGCATTGTCATAA
- a CDS encoding precorrin-2 dehydrogenase/sirohydrochlorin ferrochelatase family protein: MERNELYPIFLKVSNLKILIVGGGNVALEKLTFLLKSSPNAQVEMVSPMFREETVQLAKSANIIMHEDTYNPNFLNGKHLVVATTDNVAVNEQVYHDCRERSILVNVADNPPFCDFYMGGIVTKGNVKVAISTNGKSPTTAKRLRQFFEDVIPENIDDLVKNLNEFRKTIKGDFEEKVETLNEFTKGLVEKKNK, encoded by the coding sequence ATGGAGCGAAATGAACTATATCCCATTTTTTTAAAGGTTTCCAACCTTAAAATATTGATTGTGGGCGGCGGTAATGTGGCCTTGGAGAAATTGACCTTTCTTTTAAAATCGAGTCCCAATGCGCAGGTGGAGATGGTTTCGCCCATGTTTAGGGAGGAGACCGTGCAATTGGCTAAAAGTGCAAACATAATCATGCATGAGGATACGTATAATCCCAATTTTTTGAACGGCAAGCATTTGGTGGTTGCCACAACGGATAACGTTGCCGTGAACGAGCAAGTGTACCATGATTGCAGGGAACGCAGTATTTTGGTGAATGTGGCGGACAACCCTCCATTCTGTGATTTTTATATGGGAGGTATCGTCACGAAGGGGAACGTAAAAGTGGCGATTTCCACGAATGGAAAATCGCCCACGACCGCCAAAAGACTCCGACAGTTTTTTGAGGACGTCATCCCCGAGAATATTGATGATTTGGTCAAAAACCTCAATGAATTCAGAAAGACCATCAAGGGCGATTTTGAGGAGAAAGTGGAGACGTTAAATGAATTTACCAAGGGTTTGGTTGAAAAGAAGAATAAATGA
- a CDS encoding DUF7009 family protein: MKIRIQGNSIRYRLTKSEVETLALKGYYQEETQFGEKSFTYALKADTNVQVLSVDFKSDTITLYLNKTKSLEWPNNEIVGFSSKLKTSKGTTLSLLLEKDFVCMDNTVEDQSDNYPNPKLSK; encoded by the coding sequence ATGAAAATCAGGATACAAGGAAATTCCATACGCTACCGTCTTACAAAAAGTGAAGTGGAAACGTTAGCCCTAAAAGGTTACTATCAGGAGGAAACACAATTTGGAGAGAAAAGTTTCACCTATGCCCTAAAAGCGGATACGAACGTCCAAGTGTTGAGTGTTGATTTTAAGTCGGATACTATTACCTTGTATCTGAACAAGACCAAAAGTTTGGAATGGCCAAATAATGAGATAGTGGGTTTTAGTTCGAAGCTAAAAACTTCAAAGGGCACCACCTTATCACTTTTGTTGGAGAAGGATTTTGTGTGTATGGACAATACCGTTGAAGACCAATCGGATAATTATCCAAACCCCAAATTGTCAAAATAG
- a CDS encoding feruloyl-CoA synthase yields the protein MSEQTWVTDNIPYLEVPTIAVDIERQVGAKGVHYLKSKIALGQHPVKTTERLQYWAHTTPNAIFLAQRADGGDWRTLTYVEAWQKIQAIAQYLLDTVTSKDRPIALFSGNSIEHGLLAMAAMHIGIPYAPISPAYSLKSDSFDKLKHCLDILDPQLIFVQDGNAYKKALDGIASNTRNSRLVFVENGMRDSDRFEDIVKTKPTLNVAEAHDKIGRDTLAKVLFTSGSTGLPKGVMNTHGNLTANWQQITQTFPFVQNGALQLMDWLPWNHTFGSNHNFGLVMYNGGSLYIDEGSPTPKGILQSIRNLKEFAPTVYFNVPKGFEELIPFLNADEALRQTFFSRLKMLFYAGASISQKVWDELERLSIQTTGKRILISSGFGMTESSPSAMFCTAYDSKAGFLGVPVPGLEMKLVPMGNRWEARFKGPNITPGYWKNEVATTHAFDREGFYKTSEALKFIDERDPNLGMRYDGRIAEDFKLSTGTWVNVGNLRKNIIAEGNGLVKDVVITGHDKDFVGAVLFLNVGYCSDFLGSGLPITLSEVANSLPIRDYLQRIVDTLAQKSTGSSTKIKRALIADFELSPEQGEITEKGSINQYAFLKHRSSLVAKLYGHNLEPGILETNY from the coding sequence ATGAGCGAACAGACCTGGGTGACCGATAACATTCCCTATTTGGAGGTACCAACAATTGCCGTTGATATAGAGAGACAAGTCGGGGCAAAGGGTGTCCATTATCTGAAATCCAAAATTGCTTTGGGGCAGCACCCGGTAAAGACAACTGAACGTTTACAATATTGGGCACATACAACACCCAATGCCATTTTCTTGGCGCAACGCGCAGATGGTGGAGACTGGAGAACGCTTACCTATGTGGAAGCCTGGCAGAAAATTCAGGCAATCGCGCAGTATCTCTTGGATACCGTGACATCAAAAGACAGGCCAATTGCTCTATTTTCCGGCAATAGTATTGAACATGGACTATTGGCAATGGCCGCTATGCACATTGGTATACCTTATGCGCCCATTAGTCCCGCGTACTCTTTGAAATCGGACAGTTTTGATAAACTGAAGCATTGTTTGGACATTCTGGACCCCCAATTGATTTTTGTCCAAGATGGAAATGCTTATAAAAAGGCGTTGGATGGCATAGCCAGCAACACCCGGAATTCCCGATTGGTTTTTGTTGAAAATGGGATGCGGGATTCGGACAGATTCGAGGATATCGTAAAAACCAAACCGACACTAAACGTTGCCGAAGCCCACGATAAAATAGGTAGGGATACCTTGGCAAAGGTATTGTTCACCAGTGGTTCCACAGGGCTGCCAAAGGGGGTCATGAATACCCATGGAAATCTTACGGCAAATTGGCAGCAGATTACCCAGACTTTCCCTTTCGTACAGAACGGTGCCTTGCAATTAATGGATTGGTTGCCTTGGAACCATACCTTTGGTAGCAATCATAATTTTGGGCTGGTCATGTACAATGGAGGCTCCCTGTATATTGACGAGGGCAGCCCGACTCCCAAGGGCATATTGCAATCCATTAGAAATCTCAAGGAATTTGCACCAACGGTTTATTTCAATGTACCCAAAGGGTTTGAGGAGCTCATTCCCTTTTTAAATGCCGATGAAGCTTTACGGCAGACGTTCTTCTCCAGACTAAAGATGCTTTTTTATGCCGGAGCCAGTATTTCGCAAAAAGTCTGGGACGAACTTGAAAGGCTTTCCATACAAACTACGGGAAAGCGGATATTGATATCTTCCGGTTTTGGAATGACGGAATCTAGCCCGTCCGCCATGTTTTGTACCGCGTATGACAGCAAGGCCGGATTTTTGGGGGTGCCGGTTCCTGGCTTGGAAATGAAACTGGTCCCCATGGGGAATAGGTGGGAGGCAAGGTTCAAGGGACCCAATATCACTCCGGGCTACTGGAAAAATGAAGTCGCCACGACCCATGCTTTTGACCGAGAAGGATTTTATAAAACTTCGGAAGCTTTAAAATTCATTGATGAGCGTGACCCCAATTTAGGCATGCGCTACGATGGTAGGATAGCGGAAGATTTTAAATTAAGTACCGGAACTTGGGTCAATGTGGGGAATCTTCGAAAAAACATCATTGCGGAAGGCAATGGTTTGGTCAAGGATGTTGTCATTACGGGGCATGACAAGGATTTTGTGGGGGCCGTTTTATTTCTGAATGTAGGATATTGTTCGGATTTTTTGGGCAGCGGACTTCCAATAACCCTAAGTGAAGTAGCAAATTCTCTCCCAATAAGGGACTATTTACAAAGGATCGTAGATACCCTAGCACAAAAAAGTACCGGTAGTTCAACTAAAATAAAGCGTGCCTTAATTGCAGATTTTGAACTTTCACCTGAACAAGGGGAAATAACGGAAAAGGGATCCATCAATCAGTATGCCTTCTTAAAGCACAGAAGTTCCTTGGTGGCCAAACTATACGGGCACAACTTGGAACCCGGAATTTTGGAAACAAACTACTAG
- a CDS encoding MopE-related protein, whose amino-acid sequence MKRILFFAVAVLFLVGCESDQNTTYEETQGTLNNAPANLKAKKGKVDICHYSVEDDSWHMINVNLNALSAHEGHGDVRLDDQDGDGYVPFNECGFGEMGDCDDTDPAVNPGAEEICGNGVDDDCDGLIDAEDEDCCQTPSPAELIGNWSGVFYQNPNFSFNMAIEDCAATVRIDFDDCKWSMDFRSGSDGIYSVYLNRLSSCTTNPNWTLSLSGTTLTVVNGDNLLMAVLEKQ is encoded by the coding sequence ATGAAAAGAATACTATTTTTTGCTGTTGCAGTCCTTTTTCTAGTAGGCTGTGAAAGCGACCAAAACACCACTTACGAGGAAACGCAGGGCACATTGAATAACGCACCGGCGAATCTGAAAGCTAAGAAAGGAAAAGTTGATATATGTCACTATTCCGTTGAAGATGATTCTTGGCACATGATCAACGTAAACCTTAACGCATTGTCTGCCCATGAAGGTCATGGGGATGTTCGATTGGATGATCAAGACGGTGATGGCTACGTACCCTTTAATGAATGTGGTTTTGGAGAGATGGGCGATTGCGACGATACCGACCCGGCGGTGAATCCCGGAGCCGAGGAAATTTGCGGAAATGGTGTGGATGATGATTGTGATGGTCTTATAGATGCAGAGGATGAGGATTGTTGCCAAACACCTTCTCCTGCGGAATTAATAGGAAACTGGTCAGGTGTCTTTTACCAAAACCCAAATTTTTCCTTTAATATGGCTATAGAAGATTGCGCTGCTACGGTACGTATTGATTTTGATGATTGTAAGTGGTCAATGGATTTTCGTTCCGGTAGCGATGGAATTTATAGCGTGTATCTAAATCGCTTATCATCATGCACTACAAACCCAAATTGGACACTAAGCCTGAGCGGAACCACTTTGACAGTAGTCAATGGCGATAACCTACTTATGGCGGTTCTCGAAAAACAATAG
- a CDS encoding DUF1593 domain-containing protein, translated as MKIFLSLISFYLLVSNSLLAQTTQKQRVIILTDIEADPDDTQSLVRLLLYSNQIDIQGLVATTSCWMQNRINPESIARVLRAYGEVQPNLLKHESGYPESEALLSLIKEGLPVYGMNGVGDGKDSEGSDWIIKVLEEKDDRPLWISVWGGVNTLAQSLHKIKQTKSKSEAKRLVSKLRVYTISDQDDSGLWIRNTFPELFYIVSPGDHYASATWTGINSYINGIDNNTISNAWIAENIQQDHGPLGAEYPDVAWGVEGDTPAFLSLIPNGLNEPERPDWGAWGGRYALYKPEFDKTKKGGSIVTIAPETRAIWTNVDDAYTPYVPQEYGRTVKRDTVTFKDNKVTLWRWRDDFQNDFAARMDWCFMNYEEANHPPVPGLTHPEEFTVKSGEAFSLDAFNSTDPDGDNLSYLWFYYPEESTYKNEVNLGAENVHIVNLTAPKVDKKETLHFILKLSDKGSPSLTRYKRVIVTVVPK; from the coding sequence ATGAAGATATTCTTGAGCTTAATTTCCTTTTATTTGCTCGTCAGTAATTCATTACTCGCCCAAACAACTCAAAAACAAAGAGTTATCATCCTAACGGATATTGAAGCGGATCCAGATGATACGCAGTCCTTGGTGCGCTTGCTGCTCTATTCCAATCAAATCGATATCCAAGGACTGGTGGCCACCACCTCCTGCTGGATGCAAAACAGAATAAATCCGGAGTCCATTGCCAGGGTGCTACGCGCGTATGGAGAAGTACAGCCCAACCTTTTAAAACACGAATCCGGCTATCCGGAATCGGAAGCCTTGTTATCCTTGATCAAAGAGGGACTTCCGGTGTACGGTATGAACGGTGTGGGCGACGGTAAAGATTCCGAGGGTTCAGATTGGATCATTAAGGTCTTGGAAGAAAAGGATGATCGCCCGTTATGGATTTCGGTTTGGGGCGGTGTAAATACCTTGGCGCAATCTCTACATAAAATAAAACAGACGAAAAGTAAAAGCGAAGCCAAGCGATTGGTCTCAAAACTGCGGGTATATACCATTTCCGATCAGGATGACAGCGGCCTTTGGATACGCAACACGTTTCCGGAGCTGTTTTATATCGTTTCCCCGGGAGATCACTATGCCTCGGCGACTTGGACGGGCATTAATAGCTATATCAACGGAATCGATAACAACACCATAAGTAATGCGTGGATCGCCGAAAATATTCAGCAGGACCATGGGCCTTTAGGTGCGGAATATCCCGATGTGGCCTGGGGCGTAGAAGGGGATACGCCCGCTTTTTTGTCCTTGATACCCAACGGGCTTAACGAACCCGAACGTCCGGATTGGGGGGCTTGGGGCGGCCGATATGCCCTCTACAAACCAGAATTTGACAAGACCAAAAAAGGAGGTTCTATCGTAACCATTGCTCCCGAAACCAGGGCTATTTGGACGAATGTCGATGATGCCTATACGCCTTATGTACCCCAAGAATATGGGCGGACCGTAAAAAGGGATACTGTTACCTTCAAGGATAATAAGGTCACCTTATGGCGATGGCGGGATGATTTTCAAAATGATTTTGCCGCCCGTATGGACTGGTGTTTCATGAACTATGAAGAAGCGAACCATCCGCCGGTCCCCGGGTTGACCCATCCGGAGGAGTTTACCGTAAAATCGGGCGAAGCTTTTAGTCTGGATGCTTTTAATTCTACCGACCCAGATGGGGATAACCTGAGTTATTTATGGTTTTACTATCCGGAGGAAAGCACGTATAAAAACGAAGTCAATTTAGGGGCGGAGAACGTCCATATCGTGAACCTTACGGCGCCCAAGGTTGATAAAAAGGAGACCCTGCATTTTATTTTGAAGCTCTCCGATAAAGGCAGCCCTTCCTTAACTAGATACAAGCGTGTTATCGTTACGGTGGTGCCTAAATAG
- a CDS encoding ribonucleotide-diphosphate reductase subunit beta, which yields MEITEVIKRDFTTKPFQLHKITNAILKAMTAVELGGPGDAEKISDTVYAALLERKKADSAYKPTVEEVQDFVEKKLMEGGFFEVAKAYILYRNEQAQKRKSNIFEKRINLKPYEYPALYEYVPAIRHSYWIHTEFNFTSDIQDFKTRLTDTERSAIKNTMLAISQIEVAVKSFWGDIYHKMPKPEIGSVGATFAESEVRHHDAYSHLLEILGLNQEFKNLKKKPVIMKRVHYLETALKNAKSEDNKEYAESILLFSLFIEHVSLFSQFLIIMAFNKYKNMLKGISNVVEATSKEEQIHGDFGIDIINIIKDENPDWFDVEYHSMVQDMCKDAFEAESDIIDWIFEAGEIDFLPKVLVKEFIKKRFNDSLDSIGIDKIFEVDENLLAQTEWFDDEIIGTKHGDFFVKRSINYSKRTQSITSDDLF from the coding sequence ATGGAGATAACGGAAGTCATCAAAAGGGACTTTACTACCAAACCCTTTCAATTACACAAGATCACGAATGCAATTTTGAAGGCCATGACCGCTGTGGAATTAGGTGGTCCAGGTGATGCCGAAAAAATTTCCGATACCGTCTATGCGGCCCTTTTGGAAAGAAAGAAAGCGGATTCCGCTTACAAGCCAACGGTAGAGGAGGTACAGGATTTTGTAGAGAAAAAGTTAATGGAGGGTGGCTTTTTTGAAGTTGCCAAGGCATATATATTATATAGGAATGAACAGGCCCAAAAAAGGAAATCAAATATTTTTGAGAAGCGTATCAATCTAAAGCCTTATGAATATCCTGCTTTATACGAATATGTGCCGGCGATCAGGCATTCCTATTGGATTCATACGGAATTTAATTTCACAAGTGATATTCAGGATTTTAAGACCCGTCTCACAGATACGGAACGCAGTGCCATAAAGAATACCATGCTGGCCATTTCCCAGATAGAAGTGGCGGTAAAAAGCTTTTGGGGCGATATCTATCACAAAATGCCCAAACCTGAAATTGGTTCTGTAGGGGCCACTTTCGCCGAAAGTGAGGTAAGACACCATGATGCCTATTCCCATCTTTTGGAAATCCTTGGGTTGAACCAAGAGTTCAAGAACCTGAAGAAAAAGCCAGTTATTATGAAGCGCGTCCATTATTTAGAGACCGCCTTAAAAAATGCAAAAAGTGAGGACAATAAGGAATACGCAGAGTCCATTCTTCTATTTTCCCTGTTCATTGAACATGTATCCTTGTTTTCGCAGTTCTTGATCATCATGGCCTTCAACAAATACAAGAACATGCTAAAAGGTATTTCCAATGTAGTGGAGGCTACCTCCAAGGAGGAGCAGATACATGGGGATTTTGGTATCGATATTATCAACATCATCAAAGATGAGAACCCAGATTGGTTCGATGTGGAATACCACAGCATGGTTCAAGATATGTGTAAGGACGCTTTTGAGGCCGAAAGCGATATCATCGATTGGATTTTTGAAGCTGGAGAAATTGACTTTTTACCCAAGGTTCTGGTAAAAGAGTTCATAAAAAAGAGATTTAACGATTCCTTGGACAGTATAGGTATCGACAAAATATTTGAGGTAGATGAGAATCTTTTAGCCCAGACCGAGTGGTTTGACGATGAGATTATCGGTACCAAACATGGGGACTTTTTTGTAAAGAGATCCATTAACTACAGTAAAAGAACACAAAGTATAACCAGCGACGACTTATTTTAA
- a CDS encoding ribonucleoside-diphosphate reductase subunit alpha, which yields MNETKLNLQNEVVQEGKVLKGSDQLVQARKEAIKNLSEGKGQGKGFAWLNDHSRNFLASGYLTKGVTPEERIREIADRAEAILNMPGFSDKFYGYMSEGFFSLASPVWSNFGKQRGLPISCFGSHIDDDMGNILYTQSEVGMMSKLGGGTSGYFGKIRHRGAEVKNNGQASGAVHIMQLFESMVDVVSQGSVRRGRFSPYLPVEHPDIKEFLEIGTEGNPIQELTHGVTVTNEWMQEMVDGDTDKRAIWAKVLQRRGEMGYPYIFFKDNANNGAADVYRDKNHPIYASNLCTEIMLPSNENWSFVCVLSSVNLLHYDQWKNTDAVETMVYFLDAVITEFCEKLEVYRDSDSREDRQTFLFMERAYNFAKDNRALGLGVLGWHSLLQSKMLAFDSQEAYNLNSEIFKTIKEKSYKASEELAQKFGEPQVLKGYGRRNATLNAIAPTTSSAFILGQVSQGIEPIWSNTYVKDIAKVKTTIRNPYLEDLLEEKGKNTTEVWRSIRDFDGSVQHLDFLTDEEKAVFKTYSEIDQMDIIYQAANRQNHIDQGQSVNIIVHPEMPVKEINKIHVTAWKLGLKSLYYQHSMNAAQKFKQKKECASCEA from the coding sequence ATGAACGAGACAAAACTAAACCTACAAAACGAAGTAGTACAAGAAGGAAAAGTATTAAAGGGCTCTGACCAACTGGTGCAAGCCAGAAAAGAGGCAATAAAGAACTTGTCCGAAGGTAAGGGGCAAGGAAAGGGATTTGCCTGGTTGAACGACCATAGCCGAAATTTTTTGGCATCGGGTTACCTTACAAAAGGAGTTACCCCGGAGGAACGAATCCGTGAAATTGCGGATAGGGCAGAGGCTATCTTGAATATGCCAGGATTTTCCGATAAGTTCTACGGCTACATGAGCGAAGGCTTTTTCTCGTTGGCCTCTCCGGTGTGGTCGAACTTTGGTAAACAGAGAGGGCTTCCCATTAGTTGCTTTGGGTCGCACATCGATGACGATATGGGCAACATCCTTTACACCCAGTCTGAAGTGGGCATGATGTCCAAATTGGGTGGAGGAACTTCAGGTTATTTCGGAAAAATAAGACATCGTGGTGCCGAGGTAAAAAATAACGGTCAGGCTTCCGGTGCCGTCCATATCATGCAACTTTTTGAGAGTATGGTGGATGTGGTAAGCCAAGGGTCTGTGCGTCGCGGTAGGTTTTCCCCGTATTTACCCGTGGAACATCCGGATATTAAAGAATTTTTGGAAATAGGAACCGAAGGAAACCCCATTCAAGAGTTGACCCACGGAGTAACGGTTACCAACGAATGGATGCAGGAGATGGTAGACGGTGATACAGATAAGCGCGCCATATGGGCCAAAGTACTGCAGCGTAGGGGAGAAATGGGCTATCCTTATATTTTCTTTAAGGACAACGCCAACAACGGTGCAGCCGATGTATACAGGGATAAAAACCACCCTATTTACGCAAGTAATCTGTGTACGGAAATCATGTTGCCATCCAATGAAAATTGGTCCTTTGTATGTGTATTGTCCTCAGTGAACCTATTACACTATGATCAATGGAAAAATACCGATGCCGTGGAAACCATGGTCTATTTCTTGGATGCCGTGATTACGGAGTTCTGTGAAAAATTGGAGGTATACCGTGATTCCGATAGTAGGGAAGATCGTCAAACATTCCTTTTTATGGAACGTGCCTATAACTTTGCCAAGGATAACCGTGCCTTGGGGCTTGGGGTGTTAGGCTGGCACTCCTTATTACAGTCAAAAATGTTGGCGTTCGATAGTCAGGAGGCCTATAACCTGAACAGTGAAATATTCAAGACCATTAAGGAAAAGTCCTATAAGGCTTCCGAGGAATTGGCACAAAAATTTGGTGAGCCTCAAGTATTGAAAGGGTACGGTAGACGAAACGCCACGTTGAACGCAATCGCTCCAACAACCTCTTCAGCGTTCATATTGGGTCAAGTATCCCAAGGAATAGAGCCCATTTGGTCCAACACCTATGTCAAGGATATTGCCAAGGTGAAAACGACGATTAGAAATCCTTATTTGGAGGACTTATTGGAGGAGAAAGGCAAGAATACGACCGAAGTTTGGAGAAGTATCCGCGATTTTGATGGTTCCGTACAACACTTGGATTTCTTGACCGATGAGGAGAAGGCCGTATTTAAAACATACTCGGAAATAGACCAGATGGATATCATCTATCAGGCGGCCAATAGGCAAAACCATATTGACCAAGGTCAGTCCGTGAACATCATCGTCCATCCGGAAATGCCCGTCAAGGAAATCAACAAAATCCACGTAACTGCTTGGAAACTGGGATTGAAGTCGCTATACTATCAGCATAGTATGAACGCCGCCCAAAAATTCAAACAAAAGAAGGAATGTGCGAGTTGTGAAGCATAA